GCTTGCCCGGCTACCACCTCCATGCAGCCTATGCCGGGGACTGGCAACTTAGCCCCACGGAGGTGAGGGCTTCACATACCTGGGTCATCTCCCTAAGAGCTCACCTGGGACACAGgtccagaggaggagaaaaatgtgtgtgttatGGGGAAGAATGGGCAGGACACCTGCTTCTCTGTGTTTCGTCTGAATGGGAGAGGGTGGGGAAACATTTCTGTGTGCTCAGTAGGAGTTTGTCTTTGTGGCTCCACTAGGGGGCGCTGGATGCTGTTAAAGAAATCCTGTATTTGGATTTAGGCTGAGTGGTGCCGCCCAGCTCGGTCTTACTGTCTACGCTCTTCAACAGGTGTTCCCCACAGTGGTAGGGGATATGGACAGCAGCGGCAGCCTCAACGCCCAGGTCCTGCTCCTCTTGGCAGAGCGACTGCGAGCCAAGGCTGTCTTCCAGGTGACCCATGGCTCCTGCCTTCATCCTCTAAagcatttcctctttctcctccatgaGTGCCCTGCTCTGGGGACTCCAGGGAGACAAGCAGAGGCAATAGTGATGATAAAAAGGAAGGGAGATCTTACTTCTTGCTCTCCCTACCCAGACGCAGCAGGCCAAGTTCCTGACTTGGCAGTTTGATGGCGAGTATCGGGGAGATGACTACACAGCCACTCTGACCCTAGGAAATCCTGACCTGATTGGGGAATCAGGTGAGGAATCGGGACAGGGTTCTTTTTATCTTGGCTGCACACTTGCTAATGTTGCCTATGCCTCTTTGTTGTCTGTACAGTTCAGGGATTAGAAAAAACTTGGGccggctggggtgggggcttctTGAGGTGAAGGAGATGGCCTGGGTATTGTTTCTGTGACTGACTCCATGTTTCCCCACTCCCCTACAGTGATCATGGTCGCTCACTTCCTGCAGAGCCTCACTCATCGGCTGGTGCTAGGAGGAGAGCTAGTTTATCACCGGCGGCCAGGCGAAGAGGGGGCCATCTTGACCCTGGCTGGGAAGTACTCTGGTATGGGGTGAGGAGGAATAGTAATGGAGAGGGGAAATTCTGGACTTGGCTGGGTTCTTAGCCTGTGTCCTACTACAATAATGCTCCTTTTCTCCCGTACTTTGGTCTTTACAGCTGTACACTGGGTAGCTACGTTGAATGTGGGATCAGGTGGGGCCCATGCAAGTTATTACCACAGGGCAAATGAACAGGTGAGACTACCGATGCTGTCTCCCACCCCACAAGTCAGTCATGAACTTTTGCCTGCCCTCAGGCCTCCACAGGCCCTGCTATTCTTCCTATCCATACTACGCATACGTTCCTTGCATGCCTTCATTCTGCTGATTCCCTGTCAGGACTCCTGTAGTCTTTGCTGAGACAGATCCCTCTCCCATCCTTGCCCATGCTTCTCAGGTTCAGGTTGGAGTGGAGTTTGAGGCGAACACAAGGCTACAAGACACAACCTTCTCCTTTGGTTACCACCTGACTCTGCCCCAGGCCAACATGGTGTTTAGAGGTGAGGGTTATTGAGATGACAGTCAGGTACTGAAGGATTGGGAGGGACGGAAGGGGGGAAGCTCCGCCTACTTCTGCTGACCCCTTTCTCCAAGCCCTGTTAAGTAACCTAATCTCTATTTTCTTCCCCAACAGGCTTGGTGGATAGTAACTGGTGTGTGGGTGCTGTGCTGGAGAAGAAGATGCCCCCGCTGCCCGTCACTCTAGCCCTCGGAGCCTTCCTCAACCACTGGCGTAACAGATTCCATTGTGGCTTCAGCATCACTGTGGGCTGAGGTTGTCCCAGAGTCAGCCACCACAGCAGTGGAATCTCTGAGTCAGGTGCCCTAGGGCCAGAGACTAGGCCTCTTTCCAGAGCCCACCTTGCTGGGTCACCTCTAGGTCCCAGGAGCAGAGTGGGGGACAGGACCATGCCCTCCTCAGAACTGGAGCTGTCACAGGGGCAGCTGATGAGGCAGTGGTTTGAggctcccacctctgccaccagCCCGGTATCATCTTCCCATGCTCTTGTGGCTCTAAAGACTAAAGGAGAAGGATTAAGGGGTATGTCTGGGTGAATTGTCTCTCCTCACTCCCCCCTTCTTCATTCTCCCTATGGATTAAAGCTCCTAGCCTCTTCCTCTTCAGAGCAGAAAATTCGGCATGGGATTACCTCCCCATTTTGTTTTCCTAAGACTCCCAAGACTGGGAAAGAAGGGCTGAAGGGCTAAATCTTTGACCTCAGAAAGTGGGGCCCACCCATTCCCAGAAGGAGCTTCTTTACCTCTTAGCCCTGAggcttcctccttccccatcttCTGTGCTTCCAGAGAACAACTTTGTCCCCAAGGTCACCCTCTCTCCCCCGATGACTGCATGAAGAGGCAGTTATTACTTTAGTCTTTCATTGCAACCACTGGGCTTCCTTTCTACTCATCCCAACCTCTGGTCCCAGCATTTCCCCCTTTCCAGTCCAGTGTGTTCAGatgggctggggaaggaggtgagCTACGGCTTCAGCTGCAGATTTCCTGGAGCAGTGGCATCATGGCGGACAGTCCCCGGATGTGCTGGATTTGGTACCCGTATGCATTGTTAAGGCTCCGGAGCTCAGCCAACAGGCCCAGCAGCTTCGCATACAGAAACCTTGGAGGAAGTATTGGGGTCaccagggaaagaggaagaaaataaggcagCTGAGAGTCTTGTCCTGTGGCCCTGATCCCCTGAACTACCCGTCAGTGAAGCTAGGTTTGAACACTAAAGAAAATCATGCTCTGATATAACAAATTTATCAAAAGTTCCAAAGGTCCCCAGGGGAGCCTCTGTCTAACATTGTCTTATCTCACCATGCCCAGTTTTTCTTGAACCCAGAGCTCTTAGGGCCAAGTGTGAAGAGAGCTTCAGACTTGGCCAGAACGTAACTGTGTGGGTCTGGCCTTCTAGAGCAGGTTCTAGAAGGTGGGTGTGTTCTATGGTATAAAGCATCCCTCTCTGACCAAACTGGCTCATTGAGAAATGAGCAGGAGAAGAAGTGGAGCAGACCTCAGAGCCTGGAGAGATCATGGGCTGTTGGGCCAGGGATTGGCTTTGGCCATGAAACTGTGAATGACCATAACCTCGAGGggaatgaaaaattaaaggaacTGACCcaatggagaggaggggaaggacgAAGGGAAGAATGAGCAAGACTCCCGAAAGGCTGCTTTAGTCTGGAGAAGTTGAATTGGTGAGGCGATGGATGTCATCAATCTCAGGAATGCTATTATACAGAGCCTGTGAGCTACTACTTTGCATCtactaaataaaaaaatctggaaaaagtgAGATGAAACAGCAGTAGAAGCAATTTGGATGCTGGAACCATATGAGATGGGAGGGAAGGACTAGACCCCCAAGGGACCTGGTTCCCCAAAGGAAAGGACAGTAAAAGTATTCATCCTGAGCTCAGTATTTCCCCGACCCCTTCTTGCCCTAGTGCAGCCTCCAAGCCCCCACTCTCCCACTGTACCGATCCCGGGGCCTTGGCTGCTGGCCGTTGATGTAGCTGTGCAGAGTCAGTGCCATCTCCTCTTGGACCTGATCAATCTCTTCCCTCCTGGTAATCCCAGGCCGGTCTGTAAGATAGGGAGCAGGGGAAGGACAAggtaggggctgggggtgggcctgCACTGTGCTGCAGGGGCTGGGATAGACCCATTCCACGGGTTTGAAGACTAAATGGCCTGGGATGGATGGATTCAAGGAGCTGAGAGTTTGGGCAGACGTGGTGGAACAAAAGCTTCTGGGCTTTGGGGGGATGCTCACCAGGAGAGAAGAGGGCCATGGCAGCCATGAGCACATACTCGGGCACCTGGAGCTGCAGCCGCCGCAGTGTCCCATGGAAGTGAAAGAACAACTCTAAAAATTCTTCCTGGAACCCCACTGTGGGAGATACTAGGCTTAGGAGCCTTCAGGTCACCTTGCCACATACCATATGACAAGGACACATGCCCTCTACTGTTCTAGCATCATCTCACCACGGGCTCCATCTTCTATTGTGTAGCGAAGAGGTCCACAGAGAAAGTTTTGGGTTTGGAGACAGAAAGTGGTATTGAGTGCGATCTGACAGATTTCTAGAGCTGCTCCCTTGAGAAGGGAGATCTGGTCCTCCATGGGCAAGGACCTGTGGGGAGCAGTGAACAAGGGCACTTTAGACTCTAGCCTGAACTTCAGAGAGGGTAAGGAACTCCCAGTTCTGACTGAGATACTTAGAAAGAAAGTTGAGAATTCAAGACCTGGTGCTTGGAAAGGCTGAGGGATGGATTTGTTTGgtcagtgacttttttttttggtggtggggaggggttgCAATTTACTGGAGCGTTTTTTCCTTGAAAGGGAAGGGAATGTCACTCACCGGAAGAGGGGTAGATCCTTGGTGAACTTGATGACTTGCTGTACCATGAAAGTGTTGATGTCTGCAAAGTGCGTGAGCAGAGGCAGTACAGGGACCAGGGTGGGCAAGCCTTGGTGATGGATGAACAGATGAGCTGGAGGCTGCAGAGATGAGAGCCTGAGTCTGAGGCCCTGGTCCTAGGGATCTCCTTTAGGACTTGCCAGCCTTATCTTGGAAGGGTTCTGGGCTGAGGAGCCTGCCTAGGCTGGGATTCTGGAGAAGTCCTGTGCTCTGTATTGGTGCATGGTACACAGCCCCCTCCCTCATGCCAGCCTCCTTGGGCACCCTTTTGGTCACATTCCAGCCCAAATCCTGTAAGTGCTCACCCTGAACTGTACAAACTGCTCAAACATGGTGCCCATGTGGCGGTTGTGGGCCCCCAGGAGGATCTGGACTAGCTCT
This is a stretch of genomic DNA from Equus przewalskii isolate Varuska unplaced genomic scaffold, EquPr2 ChrUn-6, whole genome shotgun sequence. It encodes these proteins:
- the TOMM40L gene encoding mitochondrial import receptor subunit TOM40B isoform X1, which translates into the protein MGNTLGLAPMGALPRRSPRREEPLPNPGSFDELHRLCKDVFPAQMEGVKLVVNKVLSSHFQVAHTVHMSALGLPGYHLHAAYAGDWQLSPTEVFPTVVGDMDSSGSLNAQVLLLLAERLRAKAVFQTQQAKFLTWQFDGEYRGDDYTATLTLGNPDLIGESVIMVAHFLQSLTHRLVLGGELVYHRRPGEEGAILTLAGKYSAVHWVATLNVGSGGAHASYYHRANEQVQVGVEFEANTRLQDTTFSFGYHLTLPQANMVFRGLVDSNWCVGAVLEKKMPPLPVTLALGAFLNHWRNRFHCGFSITVG
- the TOMM40L gene encoding mitochondrial import receptor subunit TOM40B isoform X2 codes for the protein MSCTGYAKVAHTVHMSALGLPGYHLHAAYAGDWQLSPTEVFPTVVGDMDSSGSLNAQVLLLLAERLRAKAVFQTQQAKFLTWQFDGEYRGDDYTATLTLGNPDLIGESVIMVAHFLQSLTHRLVLGGELVYHRRPGEEGAILTLAGKYSAVHWVATLNVGSGGAHASYYHRANEQVQVGVEFEANTRLQDTTFSFGYHLTLPQANMVFRGLVDSNWCVGAVLEKKMPPLPVTLALGAFLNHWRNRFHCGFSITVG
- the NR1I3 gene encoding nuclear receptor subfamily 1 group I member 3, whose translation is MASEEDEPRNCVVCGDRATGYHFHALTCEGCKGFFRRTVNKKTGLTCPFAGSCNVSKAQRRHCPACRLQKCLNAGMKKDMILSSEALALRRAKQAQRRAQQAPTQLSKEQKELVQILLGAHNRHMGTMFEQFVQFRPPAHLFIHHQGLPTLVPVLPLLTHFADINTFMVQQVIKFTKDLPLFRSLPMEDQISLLKGAALEICQIALNTTFCLQTQNFLCGPLRYTIEDGARVGFQEEFLELFFHFHGTLRRLQLQVPEYVLMAAMALFSPDRPGITRREEIDQVQEEMALTLHSYINGQQPRPRDRFLYAKLLGLLAELRSLNNAYGYQIQHIRGLSAMMPLLQEICS